From Oryzias latipes chromosome 18, ASM223467v1:
CCCGTAGAGACATAGCCAGCTGTTCCTCAGCCGTtccattggtcagaagaaccgttctggatctgacacctttttaacattttctttatttatttcaagttatttaaggtataaaccgaccaatcagacgcctcaataGAAGTAGGTGGAGCCACAGCAAACGTCCAAAGCCTTTGATTGATAGATTTCGTGTAGCTTGCTTCAGTGGAGGTGTGGCCTGCCAACACGCTGGTTCTCTGCTGTGCTGAGTTCAAGGACTGCTCAGAGCTGGGAATTCAGGATTCTTCCCACACGCTCAGTTTGAGGCTCAGACAGGAGGTTCTATTCTAaggttctattctattctaagcttacgatgagctatatgacaggttagacacaaaggaaggagagaaggacttgtacaggctagccagacagagagacagagatgggaaggacgtgcaacagataagggtgattaaggacagagacggaaaggtgctaacaacccaggagagtgtacagaaaagatggaaggagtattttgaggagctgatgaacgaggaaaatgacagggaaagaagggaggaagatgtggttgttgtggagcaggaagtagcagagattggaaaggatgaggttaggaaggctctgaaaaggatgaagagcggaaaggccgttggtcctgatgacgtacctgtggaggtatggaagtgcttaggagaggcagcagtggaatttctaacaaggttgttcaataggattttagagagtgagaagatgcctgaggaatggaggagaagcgttctggttccgatctttaagaacaagggtgacacgcagaactgcagcaactatagaggaataaagttgatgagccacacaatgaagctgtgggaaagagtagtggaagccaggcttaggaagaaggtggagatttgtgagcagcagtatggtttcatgccccgtaagagcaccactgatgccatttttgctttgagaatgttgatggaaaagtacagagaaggtcagaaggagctgcattgtgtgttcgtagatttagagaaggcgtatgacagggtgccgagggaggagctgtggtactgtatgaggtcgtctggagtggcagagaagtatgtcagagtagttcaggacatgtatgagagaagtatgacggtggtgagatgtgctgtaggtcagacagaggagttcaaggtggaggtgggactacaccaaggatcagctttgagtcccttcttgtttgctatgctgatggacaggctgacagacgaggtaagacaggaatctccctggacaatgatgtttgcggatgacattgtaatttgcagtgagagtagagatcaggtggaggaacagctagagaggtggaggtttgctctggaaagaagaggcatgaaggtcagtcgtagtaagacagaatacatgtgtctgaacgagagggatcaaggtagaagcgttaggttacagggggctgaggtgaagaaggtgcaggagtttaagtacttggggtcaacagttcagtgtgatgggggtgtggaaaagaggtgaagaggcgagtgcaggcaggttggagcgggtggaggaaagtgtcaggagtgttgtgtgacagaagagtgtcagcaagactcaaaggaaaggtgtacaagacagtggtgagaccagctctgctctatgggttagagacggtagcagtgagacagagacaagaggctgagatggaggtagcagagatgaagatgttgaggttctccttaggagtgaccaggttagacaggataaggaacgagtacatcagagggacggctcatgttgcctgtgtcagcgacaaagtcagagaagccagactgagatggtttggacatgttcagaggagggatagtggatatattggtagaaggatgttggagatggagctgcctggcaggagggcaagaggacggccaaagaggagatatatggatgtcttaacagaggacatgaagttggctaacgttagggtagaagatgtccatgatagagtgaggtggaaaaggatgattggctgtggcgacccctgatgggaaaagccgaaagagaaagaagacaggAGGTTCTATTCCAAGAACCAGCAGAAGGAGGAGGTCCGGTTTGTTCTGACCCTGCAGGTTCCACGTCTCTGCTGGGATCCAGAGAAAGCCGTGGTTCTCCAGCCACGTTCCTCTGATGGAGACGTCACAGGAACCTTCCTCTGGGTCACGGACAGAACCTCACTGATGCTGctccacagacacacaaacaccagaACCTCCTCAGAGTGATGGTCCGGGTCGGTTCTGGTCCATCAGAATATCAATCGTCTGGATTTAGCAGATCTGTTATGGTTGGAGAGGATTTTGTCATTTGGACCGTGGTTCTGGAGGCGTGTCAGGTGGAAGACGGCCTGCAGTGGCGTGGAGGGGGGGCAGAGGGCGGTAGTGAGCAGGAACACTTCTGATGAaccacaaacattttattttaatcaggCTCCTCCCACTGATTACATCACTTTGTCTGGGGGGGCGTGGTTACCCCCCAAGGCATGCTGGGTAAATAGTTTGCTAGCCAATCCCCCCAGCTGCTCCGAAGCCCCTCCCCTTCTTCAGCCCTCCCTCTGTTCACCTCCCAGCCCCCCACCACCCAGTCCAGCTCCTCCCTCCCCCCTCCGCACCCCTCCCTCTCCTCCCTCAGAATAACGCTGTAGCGTTTCCTAGAGGCTCCTCCCCCTTCTCTTGGCTCCCTgaccctcccccctccctcctgggGGGCCATCCTGCATTCCTCCATCACCTCCCTCCATCCTtgcacctcctcctccttgctCAGCAGCCTGAACAAGGTCTTCCTGTACACCCCCGCCTCCTCCCCTCCGACCCCCCCTATGGCTCCTCCCTCCATCTGATCACATGAGGCCCCGCCCTCAGGAGCGTCTCTGTGGATGAACAGAACAGAGCGGTACAGCGCCCTCACCCCCCCCGCACCCCCCTCCGTCCCTATTTGCCTCAGGAGAACCTTCTCCTCGTGGCCCCCCCTCCGTGCAGCGGCGAGAGGCTTGTATACCCCCCTGTACCACATGACCATCTTCACCACAGTCAGGAGCGTGCACGCCGCTGATACCGTGCACAACAGCAGGCAGCCGGCGAACAGCCAGACGCAGAAGACGCCTGCAGCCGCTGCAGACGCCCACCGCACGGACACCCCCCCCTGCCGCCCTGCGCTGGGGGTGGCGCCGCCCACGGCTGCAGCTGTGGTCCTGAAGGGAGGGGCTGGTACGGTCGAGGTTCTTGTGGTGGGGCTCCTGAAGGTGGGGGCTGTGAAGGTGGGGGTTGTGGAGGTGGGGCTCCTGGAGGTGGGGGCTGTGGAGGTGGGGCTCCTGGAGGTGGGGGTTGTGGAGGTGGGGGTTGTGAAGGTGGGGGTTGTGGAGGTGGGGGTCGTGGGGTTCCTGCTCCAGGTTTGAACCTCAGGGGAGGTCACAGTTCCCCCCGGCTGGACCTGTAGAACCTCCCCGGTTCTGTCTGACTCAGAAAAGTGAGACCAGACATGGAAACGGGTGAACCAGATCCACGTCAccagctccacctcctccaccaccacctcctGAGGAGGAGGTGTTGTGAGTGGGGGACGTCCTTCTGTAGCAACTAGGAGGAAGTCCCCACGGGGAACAGGTTCTGCTGGACACAGGTCCGATTCTTCTATTGATATGAGCGGTTGAAATCTGTGCCGCTCAGGAGAGTGACAcacctgaggaagaggaggacaggtgaggaagaggaggacaggtgagggagaggagcacaggtgagggagaggaggacaggtgaggaagaggaggacaggtgagggagaggagcacaggtgaggaagaggaggacaggtgagggagaggaggacaggtgaggaagaggaggacaggtgaggaagaggaggacaggtgagggagaggagcacaggtgagggagaggagcacaggtgaagaagaggaggacagGTAAGGAAGAAGAGGACAGGTAAGTAAGAGGAGGacaggtgaggaagaggaggacaggtgagggagaggagcacaggtgagggagaggaggacaggtaaggaagaggaggacaggtgagggagaggaggacaggtgagggagaggagcataggtgaggaagaggaggacaggtgaggaagaggaggacaggtgaggaagaggaggacaggtGAGGGAGAGGAGGACAGGTAAGGAAGAAGAGGACAGGTAAGTAAGAGGAGGACAGGTGAGGAAAAGGAGGacaggtgaggaagaggagcataggtgaggaagaggaggagaggtaaggaagaggaggacaggtgaggaagaggaggacaggtGAGGGAGATGAGGACAGGTGAGGGAGAGGAAGacaggtgaggaagaggaggacaggtGAGGGAGAGGAGGACAGGTGAGGATGAGGAGCACAGGTGAGGAAAAAGAGGACAGGTAAGTAAGAGGAGGACAGGTGAGGAAAAGGACGacaggtgaggaagaggaggacaggtGAGGAAGTGGAGCataggtgaggaagaggaggacaggtGAGGAAAAGGACAGGTGAGGGAGAGGAGGACAGGTGAGGAAGTGGAGCataggtgaggaagaggaggacaagTGAGAACGAGGAcaggtgaggaagaggacaGGGGAGGAAAGTGAGTCTGTTTTAAACGTTAAACTTTAATCTGAAAATCAGGTGTGCTTCCTGTTgtcctttcagaataaaggcTGTCTTTTTCTCTCACCACGCTGTCGGGGGTGCTCTTGATGTCCCGGCCGTCCCGGACGTGGAAGTTATGCTTGTACTTGTTCATGTACCTGCGCAGGTAACCAAGGGAACAGGAGCACAGCCACGGATTGGCTGACAGGTAGAGGTATAGCACCTCCTCTGTCGGGCTGAACCAATCATCAGGCACCACCTGGATCTGATGAAGGAGAGCCCCGCCCCCCCAGGGTTAGACGTGACATCAGGAATCCAACGGCTCTTTCTTGGAATGTTTCCCACCTGGTTGACCTCCAGGTAaagtgtttctatggcaacgaGGGGGCGCATCATGAGGGCAGGAAGAACTGAAATCTGATTGGACGTCAGATCCAGGATCTGAAGCAGAACAGAGCAGAAATGTGAGGACGCCACACtgatgacgtcacaggaagGTATACAAACATGTCATGTGACCATGTCGCCCCCTACAGGCCGAATcatgtaaaaatgatttttaaaccattttcataaaaacatcTCATTTCTGTGAAGCAGCTGCCTTCAGAGGCGCCACACAAACCCAGGAACCATCAGTGGGTTCTCTAGAACGTGGCGGTTCCACGGTTCCACCCGCTGACCTCCAGCTTGTTCAGGCCGGAGAAGCTGCCGTCGCTCAGCGAGGCGATGGAGTTGTTCTCCAGGTAGAGCTCCATCAGGGCGGGGCAGGCCGTGAAGGAGCCGTCCGGGAGCGCCGTCAGGCGGTTGGACCCCAGACGGAGAACGCCCAGGGTGGGCAAAACCTCGGCGGTGGTGCGGGTCACCCCTGGAACCTGGAGAACCACATTAGCGTGACTTTGGGTCAGAACTTTGTCCGTGTTCTGACGGGACGGGGGGCACCTTGTTGTCCGTGAGGTCGATCTCATAGATGTTTGAGAAGATCCGGAAGGAGGTCCAGGACAGGGCGGAGAACTGGTTGGCTGGAAACAGCAGAACCTTAGAACAGAAGAAGGAGAACAGTTGGAGCTGGGGGGGGGCTCCACCTGTCACTCAGACATTCTCCGTGGAACAGAAACCGTTTATCGTGAGGTTCCGGCTGTTGGGACTTCCTGAGCTCTGCAGGCTCCAGATAACAGCAGACTTCCTGCTCAGGAACACAACGTTCCTCCTCCACATGGAACTCAGAGGAACCCGCAGACGCTCCACACCCGTGACGCTTCACCAGACACCTGATGCCCCGCCCACTGCAGCTGAGGGTTCAGGTTCCAACTGCATGGTGGCATTTCTCAGAAACTTCCTTTAGTAGAAACAGAACACGAGGAGATCGGGTCCCTCAGTGAACGAGAACCCAAATGAGGTTCTGGGGACACACCGATCCGGAAGAGTGGAACCAGGAAGGATTTAAACCGTCAAAACCAGACCAAGAAGGATCCCACAGGACCGGACGCTGGAGCTCAGGTCCGGAGACGTTCCTGAGCTGCTTTTAGTCAAGAACATATGAAGAACCTGAAGGACGACACCAGCAGCTTCACGGTTTTCTGTGGAACGTCTACAGAACAGCAGCTAGAACCTTCACGATCTCCGTTTCCATGGTGATTATTGAGGAGGAGCAGGCCTACGGTGGATGTTAGTCACAGAGGATCGACCAGAACCAGAGCTGGAGACAGGATGCCAGAAGAGAACCTCCTGAAGAGCAGGAGCCCTGAGGCTCTGcgcctcctccctcctcctgctgcctctgagGAGCAGCAGACGAGTCTCACCTGCGTCTCGGGGTCCACCCCCGGGGGGAGGTCGCTGAAGCCCGCCGCCGTGCAGTTCTGCCTCAGCCGGTGGTCCTTGTCCCTGTCGGAGCGGCAGCCCGCCATGGCTGTAACCACGGCAACATGGGGCAGGAGGAGCCCAAGGAGCAGCATGCTGACCCCCACAGACGTTTGAGAAGAGGAgcggaggagcagaggaggcgCTTTTAAAGGCCGCCGCCGTCACAGGAAGCAGATACGACTGCAGGAGGTCAGCTGCAGCCGCAGATATGCAGCTGTGGCGTCCAAGCATGACAGAGCGCTGAGCGGGCGGTGCCGGGACCTCCGGGAGGCCCTTGAGGTCCCAACAGGAAAGAGAGAGGGGTGgaaaaattcaatttcaatgTTATCTGCATAGCCCAAATTCAccacaacagtcgtcttgatgggctttgtatcggtaattgaaaaattaaaacatgaaatcaaaaggatcataaatacaaagagttcaatggGAAAATACGAAAAtgaactgactaagctatactggcatcgctgcccttagaccccccttctctgtaTGGAGTCCTACACTGTtcctaattaaataaataaatatttaattaaataaataaatatggcctcatgcaaatacacaatcaaccaacaaatctctcataaatatataaatagatcatgaaattgtgaaaaacctgcacacagattttaaattagccattatattattcaatatatttcattttgctttaaaaacctgtttattattttaaaacagcattttaaaatattcattttaatcatgttgaatattgtTCTAATTCTATGGCTCTTTCAGAACCTCGGAtttctaaatccatattttccaaagtagttttgtttttatttcatgttgctgtttttcacaatggctgatttatttcatgaagatctttttcagcagaatgagtctgtctgtcaatcagtgaaagtgggcgggatctaaacgctcattggctcatccatggaaatcgactcatattcctggATACCCGCTCTGCGGTGTACCAGTTACATAGATGCCATATTCCGGCGACATCTGCAGGGCTTTGTCGACATTAGCCGATGAAATGGAGGGAAACAATCTGTGGACAGACGCCATTTTGAGTCGTTTAGATGACATATTTGAAATGCTCAGCAGATAgttgctgcagaagatgcagacATTGAAGACTCCGTTTTTGACAGTTTAAGAGCATTTGAGCTCCGGGTTTCTGTGGACCGCACCACGGAGGAGGAGCTTTCTTTAAGCACCGGCCGTCCACGTCTTGAAGTTCCCGTGGAAACCCTCAGGACTGTTCTCTGTGGAATGACCACCAAAGCTATTGCTAGCATGTTAGCCGTGTCTGAAAGCACTGCTTGAAGAAGCCTTAGGGTGAGTTATTTAGGTGTTTTCTACTTAAGCacagtgttttcatttcttcctTCACCCATTTCTCACACATTCTAAAGATTTTATGAAAAGCAATTTAACTTTGACCTTTGTTGCTAACAGATGGCAGTTTCCTGGTTAAAAACATCGCCCCCTAGCGGTTGTAGTAACCAAATTGTATTAGTACAAGTAATTCCAGTcagatatttttggtcagtttataggcttgtttcaaatgaaaaatgattACAAACTTAAATTCATTGACATTCCTTTATGACCTTCCCAATAATTGAtacacaaggtttttttttaaatgatcttcCATTTCTTTCCAGACTTGAACGTCTTTGTGTCTGAAATGTCCTGGAGCTTTTCTCCACCATCTGTACTGAGCTGCAGGTTCAGGGCCTGCTCAGTCCTGCTGAAGAACTGGACCTTTATGCTTTCTTCACCACATTCAGCAGCATCTTCACGCATTTGCTCGAGCTTGGACCCATCATGGACTGAGAACGGCCAACAACCGCCCCCCCCCTGCAACTCTGGCTACAGCACAGAAGAGGGGGGGCCCGACTTTTCACAGGTACAACTGCGTTTtattctaatttaactttcatgaaagctttttttatgaCAGCAAATGAATTAGCTTATGTTGGCTTTTTTGTGGCGTAACATATTTTATCTTATATACTTTAGTGTTTAGGTTGATGAATAAATGCCAGTTTGGAACTGCTGTGGAAGTGGGAGATTGTTTTGTAGCATCAAGTGATGATAATTTGTCCCTCGGACAGAAATGATTTGCTCCAGAAGACCCAGCTACAtgctaagggggggggggcagatgagATGTTTTTGACCCCCCATCAGTGAGTGGGGATCTGCTGACTCTGAGTCCTTATCTGCTATTTTTgtaacagattttaaaaataaactacggtaatttaataaacagatGCAGATTAACCTCAATTAGTATTCTTAAATaattcttttatcatttaacacttaaacTTTTTTAAGTACCGGTAGCTTTAACCATAGAATAAGAATAGTGCAACTGTCCAAAACAAATGAACTAACCAATTAACCAATAAAATGAGGGGATAATTAGTCATGTTTGGTGACTAACTTTAGGATTGAACATTTTGATTAGATGTGGTTCATATCCCCATTAAAAATTCTGATGACTTTCTTTTAATAAGTTGTAACATAAATGAGTTTTCACGATTAGCTCACATCAATTGAACCATTTCCTAGTTttggttattctttttttttttttagagattaTGGGAATCTTTTTTTGACCTAAAGGATGGAcatcacattttatttaattctgcttaactggaggcctgtcaaatagaaataaaaaggcATATCAAACAATAGCTAGTGCCTTAAGGGGTTAAATCAACTTTTCCCTTccttctttcctgttttttctcattaaaaaggggaaaataaaaacttttccaTGGAAATGCCTTTGTAGGTCGTTGTTTCCATTGAGAAAAACTAACGCAAActgtcagtttaaaacatttagaagGAGTTTCTGATCTCAAAAGTCTGAATCTGTCAACATTGCtaactctatttttttttttgtgccgtATTCTTCAGCAATACATTGTTGTTTATAATATGCAGACTTCAAGTAGAGGATTTATCTGGAATGATAAAGATAAAACATAAAGCGTTgttcataaaaatacattaaatgatGTGTACAAAATCCAATTCAGATGGAGTCTCCAAATATGTGATCAGGCCCATTTCTGATCAGGATTTGACTGGGACCCCccctaaaaacaggatttgactGGGACCCCCCTAAAAACAGGGTTTGACTGGGACCCccctaaaaacaggatttgactGGGACCCccctaaaaacaggatttgactGGGACCCCCCCTAAAAACAGGGTTTGACTGGGACCCccctaaaaacaggatttgactGGGACCCCCCTAAAAACAGGGTTTGACTGGGACCCCCCCTAAAACAGGATTTGACTGGGACCCCccctaaaaacaggatttgactGGGACCCCCCTAAAAACAGGGTTTGACTGGGACCCCCCTAAAAACAGGGTTTGACTGGGACCCccctaaaaacaggatttgactGGGACCCCCCCTAAAACAGGATTTGACTGGGACCCtcctaaaaacaggatttgactGGGACCCCCCCTAAAACAGGATTTGACTGGGACCCCCCTAAAAACAGGGTTTGACTGGGACCCCCCTAAAAACAGGGTTTGACTGGGACCCCCCTAAAAACAGGGTTTGACTGGGACCCccctaaaaacaggatttgactGGGACCCCCCTAAAACAGGATTTGACTGGGACCCtcctaaaaacaggatttgactGGGACCCCCCCTAAAACAGGATTTGACTGGGACCCCCCCTAAAACAGGATTTGACTGGGACCCtcctaaaaacaggatttgactGGGACCCCCCCTAAAAACAGGGTTTGACTGGGACCCCCCTAAAAACAGGGTTTGACTGGGACCCccctaaaaacaggatttgactGGGACCCccctaaaaacaggatttgactGGGACCCCCCCTAAAACAGGATTTGACTGGGACCCCCCCTAAAACAGGATTTGACTGGGACCCCccctaaaaacaggatttgactGGGACCCCCCTAAAAACAGGGTTTGACTGGGACCCCCCTAAAAACAGGGTTTGACTGGGACCCccctaaaaacaggatttgactGGGACCCCCCCTAAAACAGGATTTGACTGGGACCCTCCTAAAAACAGGGTTTGACTGGGACCCccctaaaaacaggatttgactGGGACCCccctaaaaacaggatttgactGGGACCCTCCTAAAAACAGGGTTTGACTGGGACCCCCCCTAAAACAGGATTTGACTGGGACCCTCCTAAAAACAGGGTTTGACTGGGACCCCCCCTAAAACAGGATTTGACTGGGACCCTCCTAAAAACAGGGTTTGACTGGGACCCccctaaaaacaggatttgactGGGACCCccctaaaaacaggatttgactGGGACCCccctaaaaacaggatttgactGGGACCCccctaaaaacaggatttgactGGGACCCccctaaaaacaggatttgactGGGACCCTCCTAAAAACAGGGTTTGACTGGGACCCCCCCTAAAACAGGATTTGACTGGGACCCTCCTAAAAACAGGGTTTGACTGGGACCCCCCCTAAAACAGGATTTGACTGGGACCCTCCTAAAAACAGGGTTTGACTGGGACCCCccctaaaaacaggatttgactGGGACCCCCCCTAAAACAGGATTTGACTGGGACCCCCCTAAAAACAGGGTTTGACTGGGACCCCCCTAAAAACAGGGTTTGACTGGGACCCCCCCTAAAACAGGATTTGACTGGGACCCTCCTAAAAACAGGGTTTGACTGGGACCCCCCCTAAAACAGGATTTGACTGGGACCCTCCTAAAAACAGGGTTTGACTGGGACCCCccctaaaaacaggatttgactGGGACCCCCCCTAAAACAGGATTTGACTGGGACCCCCCTAAAAACAGGGTTTGACTGGGACCCCCCTAAAAACAGGCAGCAGATTACAATATAGTTCTTAGGTTTTGTCATGTGTCCTTCTTCAGGTGAATGAGGACCATGGCGTGGACTGGACAGGACCGTATAATTACCGTCCATCCACTCAGGTCCCTGTTCCTGACATCCAGCTTCCACACATTGACTGATCAAGAATGTTCCGGATTGCCAAACACCGATGTTCCTCTGGGTCGGTCTCTGCAAGTTTACTGGAAAGTATTCATGCACTCAAAATGaggttttaaaaaccttttatgaCACAAGTTCACGTTTAACCACTGTTGTCTGATATAATTCAGTTCTATCCTGAACTttgattagttgtaaatgttattttatgtgttttaaagtaaagaaacagagtgggaccagaaattctccttttttaataaatttctCTAACATACAGTGattgttgcaattttttttctggaattgaCCAAAATGACTGCCTTAGGAAAAAACTTATATCAAATGTCTTAACATTTTCCCCTTCAACAGTTCTGTAATAACAAAATATGCACATCATCACACAATAGGCTCAGCTGATCACAATTAGGTTTGTCTAGTAGACTATAATGGtgtataaagaaagaaaaaggggaaaGTCTTCATTCTAAcactttcagattttttaaaccaaaactcTACTTCTGACgtgtattttctttaaaacgtGAAAAACCTAGATATTTATCTGGAACTTAATTTGACTATTTCAGAACAAAACAAGCTAAACTGCATTGGAACGGAAATCAGACAAGAATATGGCAACACGTCAGAAGATCTTGCAGGTCAAAGTCCTCCTAAACCAGACCAAACCCGTGTCAGAGGAGGTGGGACACGCCTGCATGGCCACCAGAAGTGACTCCTAGTTTTGGGAATGTGCAGGAATACGTAGAACCTCCAAACAGGTGGAGGACTTTGGGAAAGTATGGTCGTTCACCATTTCAACAGTTATTTCTCTGGGCAGTTCTTCCCATCCAGTCCAGAATTTGAGAACTTGGGCTTTTCGTTGTTCACACGATGCTGAACACAGACAGTTAGCTTATGGAATTTGCCATAATACGGCGAATGCTAATGCCTGGTCGACTTCAACATTGCTGACTAAGTTAACAGCTTTATAGACTTAGACATGGATTATCCAAACTCTTTTTAGGAAACCATTTCTGGTCTATAccccagttttttttctccaatctTATGGAATAAATTATAATGCTATAGCgccagctccacctagtggccaaactgaaacgccCCCCAGGACAGTTTGGATGATTTTACCATGTTAATGACACATTAACACTGTCTGGTTTGAACAatctcattggtttattatGTCACTAATTCATTTTACAGAGTGAACTGGatcagattaatatgaatatatttaaaacatatatGAATTATGACTGTATTTCTATTCACATATGTCTAAATTTGTAAACCATGGAAATTCAAAATTGAATAGAATCGGGTGGATGGAACAATTGAAAAAACGtcatcaaataaaatcaattctgaaaaTGATTGGTGATACCCAACCCCCACTTAAACATGTAGGATAATAATATGCCCATTTAACACCCCCACCCTGATTACTAATGGATTGTTTTAAGAGACTTACCATGTTCAATAAAAGATCGCAGGTACCCTGATACTCTGCACTGGTCTGCAAGTGAGCattcgtcatcatcatcatcatcatcatcatcatcatcaaggtCCTTCCCTGGCTAAACTATCCTTTCAAGGATGGACTGTAAACTAAAGTGTCTTGTTGAAACATGTTTGCCTTAAGCATTGTAGCATTTGTTTGGAttttacagaatttttttttcttc
This genomic window contains:
- the LOC101155410 gene encoding platelet glycoprotein Ib alpha chain; protein product: MLLLGLLLPHVAVVTAMAGCRSDRDKDHRLRQNCTAAGFSDLPPGVDPETQVLLFPANQFSALSWTSFRIFSNIYEIDLTDNKVPGVTRTTAEVLPTLGVLRLGSNRLTALPDGSFTACPALMELYLENNSIASLSDGSFSGLNKLEILDLTSNQISVLPALMMRPLVAIETLYLEVNQIQVVPDDWFSPTEEVLYLYLSANPWLCSCSLGYLRRYMNKYKHNFHVRDGRDIKSTPDSVVCHSPERHRFQPLISIEESDLCPAEPVPRGDFLLVATEGRPPLTTPPPQEVVVEEVELVTWIWFTRFHVWSHFSESDRTGEVLQVQPGGTVTSPEVQTWSRNPTTPTSTTPTFTTPTSTTPTSRSPTSTAPTSRSPTSTTPTFTAPTFRSPTTRTSTVPAPPFRTTAAAVGGATPSAGRQGGVSVRWASAAAAGVFCVWLFAGCLLLCTVSAACTLLTVVKMVMWYRGVYKPLAAARRGGHEEKVLLRQIGTEGGAGGVRALYRSVLFIHRDAPEGGASCDQMEGGAIGGVGGEEAGVYRKTLFRLLSKEEEVQGWREVMEECRMAPQEGGGRVREPREGGGASRKRYSVILREEREGCGGGREELDWVVGGWEVNRGRAEEGEGLRSSWGDWLANYLPSMPWGVTTPPQTK